From Candidatus Margulisiibacteriota bacterium, the proteins below share one genomic window:
- the miaB gene encoding tRNA (N6-isopentenyl adenosine(37)-C2)-methylthiotransferase MiaB: MRRYFIKTYGCQMNVADSAKLAAVLEAAGYLPAPNSELADLMLINTCVVRQNAEDRAAWFVTSMKGLKELNPNLRIGLCGCIVTEPGRDVKKQFPHVDFFIPPNSPETLKRFLEPSPPLSPSPIGRGGGLVDRQQGVRAVTTSFVSIMTGCDNYCSYCVVPYVRGRETSRPMDEVLAEIKGLLDQGATDITLLGQNVNSYKFGLAGLLREIHSFVISHSSLVIRFLTSHPRDLNDELIQTVAGLPYVVKDFVLPLQSGDDEILARMNRGYTFDYYLGRINKIRELIPTARISSDLIVGFPGETEEQFQSTLKALELCRFNDVHSFAYSERPLVAAAKLPGQLPEEVKQARLQRLIEANRDLLALA; this comes from the coding sequence ATGCGCCGCTACTTCATCAAGACTTACGGATGCCAAATGAACGTGGCCGACTCGGCTAAACTTGCCGCCGTACTCGAGGCGGCTGGGTATCTCCCAGCACCGAACTCCGAACTCGCCGACTTGATGCTGATCAACACCTGCGTCGTCCGCCAGAACGCCGAGGACCGCGCCGCCTGGTTCGTGACCTCGATGAAAGGGCTCAAAGAGCTAAACCCCAACTTGCGGATCGGGCTGTGCGGCTGTATCGTGACCGAACCGGGCAGGGATGTTAAAAAGCAATTCCCGCACGTTGACTTTTTCATCCCGCCGAACTCGCCGGAGACACTGAAAAGGTTTTTAGAGCCCTCACCCCCTCTTTCCCCCTCTCCCATTGGGAGAGGGGGAGGGTTGGTTGATCGTCAGCAGGGGGTGAGGGCTGTGACGACCAGCTTTGTTTCGATCATGACTGGCTGCGACAACTACTGCTCATACTGCGTCGTACCCTATGTTCGTGGTCGCGAAACCTCACGGCCGATGGACGAAGTTTTAGCCGAGATCAAAGGTTTGCTCGACCAGGGGGCTACGGACATTACCCTGCTGGGACAGAACGTGAATTCATATAAATTCGGATTAGCGGGACTATTGCGAGAAATACATTCATTCGTCATTAGTCATTCGTCATTAGTCATTCGTTTCCTGACCAGCCACCCCCGCGACCTTAACGACGAGCTTATCCAAACTGTCGCCGGACTCCCCTATGTCGTCAAAGACTTTGTTTTGCCCCTGCAGTCGGGCGATGACGAGATACTGGCCAGGATGAACCGAGGCTACACCTTCGACTATTATCTTGGCCGGATCAACAAGATCCGGGAACTGATCCCGACCGCTCGGATCAGCAGTGACCTGATCGTCGGCTTCCCCGGGGAGACCGAAGAACAGTTCCAGAGCACGCTTAAGGCACTGGAGCTTTGCCGCTTCAACGATGTCCACTCCTTCGCTTATTCGGAGCGCCCGCTGGTCGCCGCGGCTAAATTGCCGGGGCAACTGCCGGAAGAGGTTAAACAGGCCAGGCTGCAAAGGCTGATCGAAGCTAACCGTGATCTTCTGGCGCTTGCATAA
- a CDS encoding recombinase family protein yields MKVAIYIRVSTEDQVREGYSLEVQKEYLTNYAHQNGYEIFDCYADEGISAGTTDRPALQRLLKDAKDKKISLVIVYKIDRFSRRLKDLLELVDRLEKCGVGFKSATEPFDTTTSAGKLMFQQLGSFAEFERNRLAERVVPGMIKSVQNGNWHGARYSPFGYTYKKGTGVLEVNDAEAKVVKLIYRKYLAGCSINQIADYLNKSKHETRVGRYFYTKLVRDILRSRVYIGQIVWNKYRYDKNQKTGKGYKAVKNDPSKVIIAKGRHEPIISEEEFASVQKAIESRQTPFNRGKRGIFTFSRLMYCSKCNYRFYGVTKVANHITGILDRWYRCAGRQFHYVRCNAKGIKESVIENVILSAIQNMLESDRFRDNRWLWPTQLKKLPDLDFFNADLSSVKKALKVNQEKQLKLTDLCLKNLLSEDTFKEKNESLRSEEEELRTKKAGVELFLSERENSAIYLDKVKDFLASYDSEKKELDVAAKKELLALLLKNIIIKNSDRARPNSRVLPVFFEPFGKIHAKSSFLLKEGEKCAATSSRLTDAK; encoded by the coding sequence ATGAAAGTAGCGATTTATATTAGAGTAAGTACCGAGGATCAAGTGAGAGAGGGGTATTCGCTGGAGGTCCAAAAAGAATATCTCACCAATTACGCTCACCAAAATGGATATGAGATATTCGATTGCTACGCGGACGAGGGGATTAGCGCGGGCACGACCGACCGACCGGCCTTGCAAAGATTGCTAAAGGACGCTAAAGATAAAAAGATCTCTTTAGTGATCGTTTATAAGATCGATCGGTTCAGTCGCCGTTTAAAGGACCTCTTGGAGCTGGTCGATCGGTTGGAAAAATGTGGGGTTGGTTTTAAATCGGCGACCGAGCCATTTGATACGACTACTTCTGCCGGTAAATTAATGTTTCAACAATTGGGTAGTTTTGCCGAATTTGAGCGAAATCGACTTGCGGAACGAGTTGTCCCGGGTATGATAAAAAGCGTTCAGAACGGGAATTGGCATGGTGCCAGATATAGCCCTTTCGGTTATACATATAAGAAAGGGACCGGGGTCCTTGAGGTAAATGATGCCGAAGCAAAAGTCGTCAAGTTAATTTATCGGAAATACCTTGCCGGTTGCAGTATCAATCAAATTGCCGATTATCTTAATAAGAGCAAGCACGAGACCCGGGTAGGCAGATATTTCTATACCAAGCTTGTTCGGGATATCCTGCGTAGCCGCGTTTATATCGGTCAGATCGTTTGGAATAAATATCGCTATGATAAGAACCAGAAGACTGGTAAAGGATATAAAGCGGTCAAGAATGACCCTTCTAAAGTAATAATTGCCAAAGGCCGGCATGAACCGATCATTTCCGAAGAAGAGTTTGCCAGTGTCCAAAAGGCAATTGAATCTAGGCAAACGCCTTTCAATCGGGGCAAGCGCGGAATTTTTACTTTTAGCCGGTTAATGTACTGCTCAAAATGTAACTATCGATTTTATGGGGTGACCAAGGTTGCTAACCACATTACCGGCATCCTGGATCGCTGGTATCGTTGCGCTGGCCGTCAATTTCATTATGTTAGATGCAATGCCAAAGGGATCAAAGAGAGCGTCATTGAGAATGTGATCTTGTCGGCAATTCAAAATATGTTGGAAAGCGATCGGTTCCGGGATAACCGATGGTTATGGCCGACTCAACTCAAAAAGCTCCCTGATCTGGACTTTTTTAACGCTGACCTTTCCAGCGTTAAAAAAGCGCTCAAAGTCAACCAGGAAAAGCAGTTAAAACTGACCGATCTCTGTCTAAAAAATCTGTTGTCCGAGGATACTTTTAAGGAGAAAAACGAATCTCTTAGAAGTGAAGAAGAAGAATTAAGGACTAAAAAGGCGGGCGTTGAATTATTCTTGTCGGAGAGGGAAAATTCCGCCATCTATTTAGACAAAGTAAAAGACTTTCTGGCTTCTTACGACAGCGAAAAGAAAGAGCTTGACGTTGCCGCGAAAAAAGAGCTCCTGGCGTTGCTTTTAAAAAACATTATTATAAAGAATTCAGACCGCGCGCGCCCCAATTCGCGGGTTTTGCCCGTCTTTTTTGAGCCGTTTGGGAAAATCCATGCAAAATCTTCATTTTTATTGAAGGAAGGAGAAAAATGCGCCGCTACTTCATCAAGACTTACGGATGCCAAATGA
- a CDS encoding Ig-like domain-containing protein, protein MAMTLGVVMSGCSQTMPEIKSAASTPQNLVCKGIVYGNYYLPESSYYDSHVIGPVAGAVVCLVGSYETKSAVTNDKGEYVFENIKSGDFQLEATKEGYQMGEGYLSTNYLVVAPDGTIFTADLDMFANPVMRSVLPLPNSTIETTAVFTITFNKPMDTATIRPRIISAGTRTAAVGDTTNVTSAWSNGDTVLAVTPSLPLLPNQVYLLYLATAFDQVKDKDGNMLASATSTSYGVPVEEHGDVIENNDYFTYKTSTGGAPGAPGSILVTASSKPFSSDAAVGADFADILGSATIGLNWTAGSGNLTGYKVYVSDSSTNNYRLLEQSSAPTTYTPNVYFTTTMTKILSALYGTTYIDPIGSANYPMINRSTYFKVVAFNGEYESASAEASAIDLVGPRVITQAYSGRTGGGFTAAVLSNKYPLPTLTAGTDTKVAYITFREPLDSSTVKAANFTSTAGTVTDATLLTNASIDLDPAAFWTGSAYSIVKITVDTAFVATQIITVGTGVKDLSGNAASGAGEATIQ, encoded by the coding sequence ATGGCTATGACACTCGGAGTTGTTATGTCCGGTTGCAGTCAGACGATGCCGGAGATCAAGAGCGCCGCTTCGACACCGCAAAATCTGGTCTGTAAAGGGATAGTGTACGGTAACTATTATTTACCGGAATCTTCTTATTACGATTCTCATGTCATCGGGCCGGTCGCCGGCGCCGTCGTTTGCCTGGTCGGCAGTTATGAGACCAAGAGTGCCGTGACCAATGATAAGGGGGAATATGTCTTTGAAAATATCAAGAGCGGTGATTTCCAGCTGGAGGCGACTAAAGAAGGCTACCAGATGGGAGAGGGTTACCTCTCGACCAACTACCTCGTTGTCGCTCCCGACGGCACGATCTTTACGGCCGATCTCGACATGTTTGCCAATCCGGTGATGCGCTCCGTTTTGCCGCTGCCTAATAGCACGATCGAAACGACCGCCGTTTTTACCATTACTTTTAATAAACCGATGGATACTGCCACGATCCGGCCGCGGATCATTTCTGCCGGTACCCGCACCGCCGCCGTCGGCGATACGACTAACGTTACGTCCGCTTGGAGCAACGGCGACACGGTCTTAGCGGTTACCCCGAGCTTGCCGCTGCTCCCTAACCAGGTTTATCTCCTTTATCTGGCCACTGCGTTCGATCAGGTCAAAGACAAAGATGGGAATATGCTGGCCAGCGCTACCTCGACCAGCTACGGCGTCCCGGTCGAAGAGCATGGCGACGTGATCGAGAACAATGATTATTTTACCTATAAAACTTCGACCGGTGGCGCGCCGGGCGCGCCGGGCAGTATTCTGGTCACCGCTAGCAGCAAGCCGTTCAGCAGCGACGCCGCGGTCGGGGCCGACTTTGCGGACATTCTTGGCTCGGCCACGATCGGCCTGAACTGGACCGCCGGTTCCGGCAACCTGACCGGTTATAAGGTTTATGTCTCCGACAGCTCAACCAATAATTATCGGCTGCTGGAGCAATCATCCGCTCCGACGACCTACACACCCAATGTTTACTTCACAACCACAATGACCAAGATCTTAAGCGCGCTTTACGGCACGACTTATATCGATCCGATAGGTTCCGCCAATTACCCGATGATTAACCGGTCGACTTATTTTAAGGTGGTGGCTTTTAACGGTGAATATGAGTCTGCTTCAGCCGAAGCCAGCGCGATAGATTTAGTCGGACCGCGGGTGATCACGCAAGCCTACAGCGGCCGGACCGGAGGCGGATTTACCGCGGCGGTTTTGAGCAACAAATATCCCCTGCCAACCTTGACCGCCGGAACTGACACCAAGGTGGCGTATATCACTTTCCGGGAACCGCTTGACTCGTCAACTGTCAAGGCCGCCAATTTCACTTCTACGGCCGGCACGGTAACTGACGCGACCCTGCTGACCAATGCCAGTATTGATCTGGATCCCGCGGCCTTCTGGACCGGTAGTGCCTATTCGATAGTTAAAATAACTGTCGATACCGCTTTCGTGGCGACGCAGATCATTACGGTCGGCACGGGTGTCAAGGACCTGTCCGGCAACGCCGCTTCAGGCGCGGGAGAGGCGACGATCCAGTAA